A part of Tachysurus vachellii isolate PV-2020 chromosome 4, HZAU_Pvac_v1, whole genome shotgun sequence genomic DNA contains:
- the cidec gene encoding cell death activator CIDE-3, whose protein sequence is MDYAKKSLNLFSPSLSNISSRCVAASASVLPKFNPRPRPFRVTNSDRSLKKGVMADGLRDLMNKTMDVFSVSCVEGLVLDEDGTGVDTEDFFQTLKDSTVLMVLEKGQKWTPQQSSLLGGQAAERRTQRRKDLAKLTLDFYKNHPKEFIGCLNVQMTLYGMYSMSYDLQCYHAKRMLREALRWTLFSMQATGHVLLGTSYYMQNLIDEDEKAEAQLIASRKTNKLFQAIQWKKSVADHIN, encoded by the exons ATGGATTATGCCAAGAAGTCTCTCAATCTGTTCTCACCTTCGCTCTCCAA tataTCTAGCAGATGTGTAGCAGCCAGTGCATCTGTCCTGCCCAAGTTTAACCCGCGCCCCAGACCGTTCCGGGTCACCAACTCAGaccgttctttaaaaaaaggcGTTATGGCAGATGGACTGAGAGACTTAATGAACAAG ACTAtggatgtgttcagtgtgtccTGCGTAGAAGGCCTTGTGTTGGATGAAGATGGAACAGGAGTGGACACAGAGGACTTCTTCCAGACTCTCAAGGACAGCACTGTGCTAATGGTCTTGGAGAAAGGACAAAAGTGGACACCTCAACAG AGCAGTCTATTAGGAGGTCAAGCTGCAGAGCGCAGGACACAGCGTAGGAAAGACCTGGCCAAACTGACTCTTGACTTTTACAAAAACCACCCAAAGGAATTCATCGGCTGCTTGAATGTTCAGATGACCCTCTATGGGATGTACTCAATGTCATATGACCTGCAGTGCTACCATGCCAAGAGAATGTTGAG GGAGGCTCTAAGATGGACTCTGTTTAGCATGCAAGCCACTGGTCACGTTTTACTGGGTACTTCATACTATATGCAAAATCTTATTGACGAGGATGAAAAAGCTGAGGCACAACTGATTGCTTccagaaagacaaacaaactcTTTCAGGCCATCCAATGGAAGAAATCAGTAGCTGATCACATTAACTAG